In a genomic window of Demequina muriae:
- a CDS encoding DUF6457 domain-containing protein, which yields MTTSQLDAWVTALSEELELDPVDVDVQLLLDVARDAAHSVTRPAAPLTTFLVGYAAGRGGMTTAQASATATALARRWTEEMPG from the coding sequence ATGACCACCAGCCAGCTCGATGCGTGGGTGACCGCGCTGTCCGAGGAGCTCGAGCTCGACCCCGTCGATGTCGATGTCCAATTGCTGCTCGACGTCGCGCGGGACGCCGCGCACTCGGTGACCCGGCCAGCCGCGCCGCTCACGACGTTCCTGGTGGGGTACGCCGCCGGTCGTGGGGGCATGACCACCGCCCAGGCGTCCGCGACCGCGACCGCGCTCGCGCGGCGCTGGACCGAGGAGATGCCCGGCTGA
- a CDS encoding MoaD/ThiS family protein codes for MVTVRLFAAAAEAAGVDETQVAATTVGEVRAQLIDAHGAGFAPVLRQCAIVVGGHRRADDAEIPSAVTVDVLPPFAGG; via the coding sequence ATGGTGACCGTGCGACTCTTCGCCGCCGCCGCCGAGGCCGCCGGTGTCGACGAGACCCAGGTCGCTGCGACGACCGTGGGGGAGGTGCGTGCGCAACTGATCGACGCGCACGGCGCCGGGTTCGCGCCGGTGCTGCGGCAATGCGCCATCGTCGTCGGTGGGCACCGGCGTGCGGACGACGCGGAGATTCCGTCAGCCGTCACCGTGGACGTCCTGCCGCCCTTCGCGGGCGGCTGA
- the modA gene encoding molybdate ABC transporter substrate-binding protein gives MRRASAAVVAVAVAAGIGACTATAEPDPTLTVYAAASLTDVFAQIEADFEDAHPDVDVTTVYGGSADLAAQIAEGAPADVFASAHAAPMEAIAGELATTPVAFATNTLTIAVPSGNPAEVTSLADLASGGVTSVICAPQAPCGTVTAALAAAHGLDLAPSSMESSVTDVLGKVASGHADAGVVYATDIARADGVEEVTIAGAGESATTYPIVALETAQDPDLAAAFVLYVVGVKGQAVLASAGFGAP, from the coding sequence ATGAGGCGCGCATCGGCGGCGGTCGTGGCCGTGGCCGTCGCCGCCGGCATCGGTGCCTGCACCGCGACGGCTGAGCCGGATCCCACGCTGACGGTCTACGCGGCGGCGTCGCTCACCGACGTGTTCGCGCAGATCGAGGCGGACTTCGAGGACGCTCACCCCGACGTCGACGTGACGACCGTCTACGGAGGCTCGGCCGATCTCGCCGCGCAGATCGCGGAGGGCGCACCCGCTGACGTCTTCGCATCGGCGCATGCCGCGCCGATGGAGGCGATCGCAGGCGAGCTGGCCACCACCCCTGTCGCGTTCGCCACCAACACCCTGACCATCGCCGTGCCCTCGGGCAACCCTGCAGAGGTGACGAGCCTTGCCGACCTCGCAAGCGGCGGCGTCACCAGCGTCATCTGCGCGCCGCAGGCGCCGTGCGGAACGGTCACCGCCGCTCTGGCCGCGGCCCATGGCCTGGACCTGGCGCCCTCATCCATGGAGAGCTCCGTCACGGACGTGCTGGGCAAGGTCGCCTCGGGCCACGCCGATGCCGGGGTGGTCTACGCGACGGACATCGCGCGCGCCGACGGCGTCGAGGAGGTGACGATCGCGGGCGCCGGCGAGTCCGCCACCACCTATCCGATCGTGGCGCTCGAGACCGCGCAGGACCCCGACCTCGCGGCGGCATTCGTGTTGTACGTTGTGGGCGTGAAGGGCCAGGCAGTCTTGGCGAGCGCGGGGTTCGGTGCGCCGTGA
- the moaA gene encoding GTP 3',8-cyclase MoaA, producing MAGAAHPGLTDRFGREHRDLRISLTDRCSLRCTYCMPAEGVPWLKSDTMLTTDELVRVARVAVEMGIDEIRLTGGEPLLRPDVVDVVDRLAHLEGPTGHPEISLTTNALRLPALAAPLREAGLARVNISLDTLRRDRFRDLTRRDRLTDTLAGIAAADAAGLAPVKINAVAMRGVNDDEIVDLTQFCVDHGYQMRFIEQMPLDAGHTWDRAEMVTGEEVLAALSAHWTLTERAGRGAAPAQVWDIDGGPASVGVIASVTRPFCGTCDRVRLTADGQLRACLFARKESDLRTLIRDGADDAAVAGAIAACLRLKQPGHDIADPTFLQPDRPMSAIGG from the coding sequence ATGGCAGGGGCCGCTCACCCCGGGCTCACCGACCGGTTCGGCCGGGAGCACCGCGACCTGCGGATCAGCCTCACCGACCGCTGCTCGCTCCGCTGCACGTACTGCATGCCGGCCGAGGGCGTGCCGTGGCTGAAGAGCGACACGATGCTCACCACCGACGAACTGGTGCGAGTGGCGCGCGTGGCCGTCGAGATGGGGATCGACGAGATCCGGCTCACGGGCGGTGAACCGTTGCTGCGGCCGGACGTCGTGGATGTGGTGGACCGGCTCGCCCACCTCGAGGGGCCCACTGGGCATCCCGAGATCTCCCTCACGACCAACGCGCTGCGGCTGCCGGCCCTCGCCGCTCCCCTGCGGGAGGCCGGACTCGCGCGCGTGAACATCTCCCTCGACACGCTGCGGCGCGACCGCTTCCGGGACCTCACTCGCCGCGACAGGCTGACCGACACTCTCGCCGGCATCGCGGCGGCGGACGCCGCAGGGCTGGCGCCCGTCAAGATCAATGCCGTCGCGATGCGAGGCGTGAACGACGACGAGATCGTGGACCTCACCCAGTTCTGCGTCGATCACGGGTACCAGATGCGGTTCATCGAGCAGATGCCGCTCGACGCGGGACACACGTGGGATCGTGCCGAGATGGTGACGGGCGAGGAGGTCCTCGCGGCGCTGTCCGCTCACTGGACGCTCACCGAGCGGGCCGGGCGCGGAGCGGCACCCGCTCAGGTGTGGGACATCGACGGTGGACCCGCCTCGGTGGGCGTGATCGCGTCCGTCACGCGGCCGTTCTGCGGCACGTGCGACCGGGTGCGGCTCACCGCGGACGGTCAGCTGCGCGCGTGCCTGTTCGCGCGCAAGGAATCGGACCTGCGCACTCTCATACGGGATGGCGCAGACGACGCGGCCGTCGCCGGCGCCATCGCAGCCTGCCTGCGGCTCAAGCAGCCGGGACACGACATCGCCGACCCCACGTTCCTGCAGCCTGATCGCCCCATGAGCGCGATCGGCGGCTAG
- a CDS encoding sulfate/molybdate ABC transporter ATP-binding protein: MLTARVVAPARGVDATISAEAGRTLALLGPNGSGKSTLLAAIAGLVRPAAGAVTTGTRVLHDLDASRPVWRSPRERRVGLVTQGADLFPTMTVLDNVAFGPRSQGAPRADAREQSARWLDSMGLGGLADRRPASLSGGQHRQVAIARALASAPDVLALDEPFAGIDVEAASQLRTFVASFASDLTVILTTHDPLDVHLLAHDVAVLDHGSVVERGTVAEVLTRPRTGFAARMAGMMLLHGTVGPSGELVTDDGIRVAALAPHLSAGQSAVAALRPRAVRLAASGGIPDVIRTIEPRGDVVRVHGERLVADIDPASAAGLLPGASIAFDVPPVEVYAP, encoded by the coding sequence ATGCTCACGGCCCGCGTGGTCGCACCCGCACGCGGCGTGGACGCCACGATCTCGGCGGAGGCGGGACGGACGCTCGCGCTCCTGGGCCCCAACGGGTCGGGAAAATCCACGCTGCTCGCCGCCATCGCGGGTCTCGTCAGGCCCGCGGCGGGGGCGGTCACCACGGGGACGCGCGTGCTGCACGACCTTGACGCCTCGCGTCCCGTGTGGCGGAGTCCCCGCGAGCGCCGGGTCGGACTCGTCACCCAGGGCGCGGACCTCTTCCCGACCATGACCGTGCTGGACAATGTCGCGTTCGGGCCCCGGTCGCAGGGCGCTCCGCGGGCCGATGCGCGCGAGCAGTCGGCCCGCTGGCTCGACAGCATGGGCCTCGGTGGGTTGGCCGACCGCAGGCCCGCCTCTCTCTCGGGCGGCCAGCACCGCCAGGTGGCGATCGCCCGCGCCCTGGCATCGGCGCCCGACGTGCTCGCCCTTGACGAGCCCTTCGCGGGGATCGATGTGGAAGCGGCCTCACAGCTGCGGACCTTCGTCGCGTCGTTCGCGAGCGACCTCACCGTGATCCTCACCACCCACGACCCGCTCGATGTCCACCTGCTCGCGCACGACGTCGCGGTCCTGGACCACGGCTCGGTGGTGGAACGCGGCACCGTCGCCGAGGTGCTCACCCGTCCACGCACGGGATTCGCGGCGCGCATGGCAGGGATGATGCTGCTCCATGGCACGGTGGGGCCGAGCGGCGAACTCGTGACGGACGACGGCATCCGCGTGGCCGCTCTCGCACCCCACCTGTCAGCGGGGCAGTCGGCCGTGGCGGCGCTCCGGCCACGGGCGGTGCGGCTCGCCGCGTCAGGCGGGATCCCCGACGTGATCCGCACTATCGAGCCGCGCGGCGATGTGGTGCGCGTCCATGGCGAACGCCTGGTGGCGGACATCGATCCGGCCTCGGCGGCCGGCCTGCTGCCGGGAGCGTCGATCGCGTTCGACGTCCCCCCTGTCGAGGTCTACGCGCCCTAG
- a CDS encoding ABC transporter permease: MIPLAIVSSTMVALPLLATTLRLDWARLPALLTAPAALDALSLSLRTAAMSTVLCILLGVPLGYALATWRSRFRPAVRALVLAPLVLPPVVGGLALLYAFGRRGLIGGPLADAGLDLAFSTAAVVLAQTFVAMPFMVLTVESAVSARSGHHESLAATLGAGRSTTLWRVTLPALRPALVTGTVLTFARALGEFGATLTFAGSLPGVTRTLPLEIYLRRETDADAAIALAMLLVTVAVVVVAVAYRPGVRSDR; encoded by the coding sequence ATGATCCCCCTCGCCATCGTGTCGTCCACCATGGTGGCCCTGCCCCTGCTGGCCACGACTCTGCGGCTGGACTGGGCCCGACTCCCCGCACTCCTCACGGCGCCCGCGGCGCTGGACGCGCTCTCGCTCAGCCTCCGCACGGCCGCGATGTCCACGGTGCTGTGCATCCTGCTCGGCGTGCCGCTCGGCTACGCGCTCGCGACGTGGCGGTCTCGGTTCCGCCCCGCGGTGCGGGCGCTGGTGCTCGCGCCGCTGGTGCTTCCACCCGTCGTGGGAGGCCTTGCGCTGCTGTACGCCTTCGGACGGCGCGGCCTCATCGGTGGCCCCCTCGCGGACGCCGGACTGGATCTCGCGTTCTCGACGGCTGCGGTCGTGCTCGCCCAGACGTTCGTCGCGATGCCGTTCATGGTGCTGACCGTCGAGTCCGCAGTGTCGGCACGGTCGGGTCATCACGAGTCGCTCGCGGCGACGCTGGGAGCGGGGAGGTCAACGACGCTGTGGCGCGTCACCCTGCCTGCCCTGCGACCGGCGCTGGTCACGGGCACCGTGCTGACGTTCGCCAGGGCTCTCGGCGAGTTCGGCGCCACCCTCACGTTCGCGGGCAGCCTGCCAGGGGTGACGCGCACGCTGCCGCTCGAGATCTATCTGCGTCGCGAGACGGATGCCGATGCCGCGATCGCGCTCGCGATGCTGCTGGTCACCGTGGCGGTCGTCGTGGTCGCGGTGGCGTACCGGCCCGGCGTGCGGAGTGATCGGTGA